One Prolixibacteraceae bacterium DNA segment encodes these proteins:
- a CDS encoding sulfatase, whose translation MKFKYTPLAILIVLLTLVSCSKKEVEKKRPNILFIMADDHTSQAWGIYGGVLKDYVHNPNIERLADQGMVFDNAMCTNSICVPSRASIMTGEYSNKNQVYMLRDRLDENRPNVAKLLHQNGYQTALIGKWHLKSKPSGFDYFNVLHDQGRYWDPILKSEKNWQEGPKGGEVIKGFSTDVITDLTIDWLKNRDDKKPFMMMCHFKATHEPYDFPERYKDLYKDQEIPYPETLLDFDKKNTGRTYDGQTLENLIWRWEKASEDPEKWWCKYPELPFSTKGLDSIAARKKAYQKLVKDFMRCGAAIDDNIGRLLDYLKEAGLDENTVVIYTADQGYFLGEHGFFDKRMIAEESLHMPFVIRYPKEIKGGTRNEDIILNVDIPALFADYAQVKKPNWMQGESFRPLLKGEHPATWRKSMYYRYWEHYPIRPGHLGVRNDRYKLALYYGVPMDKDSKIKRTAPEWEFYDLKEDPKELHNACQDAQYQDIILEMKHEIVRLRNEVGDDDSERPWIKAVVEKELSNI comes from the coding sequence ATGAAGTTTAAGTATACTCCATTGGCGATACTAATAGTCCTTTTGACTTTGGTGTCGTGTAGTAAGAAAGAGGTCGAAAAGAAACGTCCTAATATTCTTTTTATCATGGCGGATGACCACACATCCCAAGCATGGGGAATCTATGGAGGGGTGTTGAAAGACTATGTACATAACCCGAATATCGAGAGATTGGCAGACCAAGGGATGGTGTTTGATAATGCAATGTGTACAAACTCTATCTGTGTCCCTAGTAGGGCTTCCATTATGACAGGGGAGTATAGCAACAAAAATCAAGTGTATATGTTGCGTGATCGTTTGGATGAGAATCGTCCTAATGTGGCAAAACTCCTTCATCAGAATGGGTACCAAACAGCCCTTATTGGGAAATGGCATCTAAAATCTAAACCTTCAGGGTTCGATTATTTTAATGTGTTACATGATCAAGGTCGTTATTGGGATCCTATCTTAAAGAGCGAGAAGAATTGGCAAGAGGGACCTAAAGGGGGTGAGGTAATCAAAGGCTTCTCTACAGATGTCATCACCGATCTAACTATTGATTGGTTGAAAAATAGAGATGATAAGAAGCCCTTTATGATGATGTGTCACTTTAAAGCGACACATGAACCATACGACTTTCCTGAGAGATATAAGGATCTTTATAAAGATCAAGAGATTCCTTACCCTGAAACACTCCTTGACTTTGACAAAAAGAATACTGGACGAACTTATGATGGGCAGACTTTAGAGAATCTTATATGGAGATGGGAGAAAGCTAGTGAAGATCCAGAAAAGTGGTGGTGTAAATATCCTGAGTTGCCATTTTCAACGAAAGGATTAGACTCTATTGCTGCTCGTAAGAAAGCATACCAAAAGCTGGTAAAAGACTTTATGCGTTGTGGGGCTGCGATTGATGACAATATAGGTCGACTTTTAGATTATCTAAAAGAGGCTGGATTGGATGAAAATACTGTCGTTATATATACAGCGGATCAAGGCTATTTTCTTGGAGAACATGGTTTCTTTGATAAGCGAATGATTGCAGAAGAGTCGCTTCATATGCCTTTCGTGATACGTTATCCAAAAGAGATTAAGGGTGGAACACGAAATGAGGATATCATCTTAAATGTCGATATTCCTGCTTTATTTGCCGATTATGCACAGGTGAAGAAGCCTAATTGGATGCAAGGGGAGAGTTTTCGACCTCTTCTAAAAGGAGAACATCCTGCTACTTGGCGAAAGTCGATGTACTATCGTTATTGGGAACACTATCCAATACGACCAGGACATCTAGGAGTGCGTAACGATCGTTATAAGTTGGCTCTCTATTATGGGGTGCCTATGGATAAAGATTCAAAGATAAAGCGTACTGCCCCAGAGTGGGAATTTTATGACCTTAAGGAAGATCCTAAAGAGCTTCATAATGCCTGCCAAGATGCACAATACCAAGATATTATTCTTGAGATGAAACATGAGATCGTTCGACTTCGCAATGAGGTGGGAGATGATGATAGTGAACGTCCATGGATTAAGGCGGTTGTGGAAAAGGAGTTGAGTAATATTTAA
- a CDS encoding beta-N-acetylhexosaminidase has protein sequence MRKLFLFLFLCIITLSLQATDIIPEPMVSNKIDGKFTFHSGIKIAAPNEFKKEALILSTLMKTSNGFEFEVKKRARHADVVLKHNPKLLDSLGEEGYKLVIRPNQITISAPTSTGAFYAIQTIRQLLPVAVDGYYPTPEIKMSIPCYEIEDQPRFSWRGYMLDCSRYFVSVDRIKKHLDLMALYKLNTFQWHLTDYQGWRMQVLHYPKLTKVGSKRDHTIFKRRGAVFVDDKTPDNGFYTQEQIKELVSYAADRHITIIPEIDLPAHSIAAIAAYPEISCTGNPAEVRALKVGGMSNVICPGKEISFEFVENVLKEVFELFPSKIVHIGGDEVKKDGWKQCPHCSKRMKEESLKDYNALQSYFITRVEAFANKHNRTIIGWDEILDGGVAPNAMVMSWRGEKGGIKAAKMHHPVVMTPNSFLYFDYLQSNDKHNEPYVQFRKVLPIKEVYRYNPTPSSLSEKEQKYIMGAQANMWGNFVTTPAHYEYMTYPRLCALSELVWTPLEKKNYNHFESKLEKQYQRFDEMHVAYRRHDKSVQE, from the coding sequence ATGAGAAAACTATTCTTGTTCCTCTTCCTGTGTATTATCACGTTGTCACTTCAGGCAACCGATATTATACCAGAACCGATGGTATCTAATAAAATTGATGGGAAATTCACTTTCCATAGTGGAATTAAAATTGCTGCCCCTAATGAGTTTAAAAAAGAGGCATTGATTCTTTCTACTCTAATGAAGACTTCTAATGGCTTTGAATTTGAGGTAAAGAAAAGAGCCCGACATGCTGATGTTGTCTTGAAACACAATCCTAAACTTCTCGATTCTTTGGGTGAAGAGGGATACAAGCTGGTAATTCGTCCAAATCAAATCACTATTTCTGCCCCGACATCTACTGGAGCTTTTTATGCAATTCAGACTATTCGCCAACTGCTTCCTGTAGCGGTAGATGGTTATTATCCAACCCCTGAGATTAAGATGTCCATTCCTTGTTATGAGATCGAAGATCAGCCAAGATTTTCTTGGAGAGGTTATATGCTGGACTGCTCTCGTTATTTTGTTTCAGTAGATCGTATCAAGAAGCATCTCGACTTGATGGCTCTTTACAAACTGAACACTTTTCAATGGCATCTTACCGACTACCAAGGATGGAGAATGCAAGTCCTTCACTATCCTAAGTTGACTAAAGTGGGTTCCAAAAGAGATCATACAATCTTTAAGCGTAGAGGGGCTGTTTTTGTGGATGATAAGACTCCAGATAATGGTTTTTACACCCAAGAGCAGATCAAAGAGTTGGTGTCTTATGCTGCGGATCGTCATATTACAATCATTCCAGAAATAGATCTCCCAGCACACTCTATTGCTGCAATTGCTGCCTATCCTGAAATATCTTGTACCGGAAATCCTGCAGAAGTAAGAGCTCTAAAAGTGGGTGGGATGAGCAATGTGATCTGCCCTGGAAAAGAGATCTCTTTTGAGTTTGTCGAAAATGTTTTGAAAGAGGTATTTGAGCTTTTCCCTTCAAAGATCGTACATATTGGTGGCGACGAGGTGAAAAAAGATGGATGGAAACAATGTCCTCATTGTAGCAAGAGAATGAAAGAGGAGTCGTTGAAAGACTATAATGCACTTCAAAGTTACTTTATAACAAGAGTGGAGGCTTTTGCAAACAAACATAACCGCACTATTATTGGTTGGGATGAGATCCTTGATGGAGGGGTTGCTCCCAATGCGATGGTCATGAGTTGGAGAGGTGAAAAAGGAGGTATCAAAGCTGCGAAGATGCACCACCCTGTAGTTATGACTCCCAATAGCTTCTTATATTTCGATTATCTACAGTCAAACGACAAGCATAATGAACCATATGTGCAGTTTAGAAAAGTACTTCCTATCAAGGAAGTTTATCGTTATAATCCAACTCCTAGTAGTCTGAGTGAAAAAGAGCAAAAGTATATTATGGGAGCACAGGCAAATATGTGGGGAAATTTTGTTACGACTCCAGCGCACTATGAATATATGACTTATCCTCGTCTTTGCGCTTTGTCTGAATTAGTATGGACTCCATTAGAGAAGAAAAACTATAACCATTTCGAGTCGAAACTGGAGAAACAATATCAACGTTTTGATGAGATGCATGTGGCATATCGTCGTCATGATAAGAGTGTTCAAGAATAA
- a CDS encoding sulfatase-like hydrolase/transferase: protein MKRQITTLFILLLVAQCFGKKKPNILFLFADDHCNEEIHALGNAEVITPNLDQLTSQGVTFTNTYNMGAWNGAVCVASRAMMNSGMSVWRAHNAEKQFPQRAKDGMMWAQLLEEKGYDTYMTGKWHVKAPVEDIFMTVAHERPGMPNQTPQGYNRPKSRDDHQWKPWDTKNGGYWKGGKHWSEVVADDAIKFLDQSTKSKKPFFMYIAFNAPHDPRQAPKAYNDMYDVDKIKIPTSFMPEYPWKDFIGCSKKLRDEKLAPFPRTRYSVQMNRLEYYALITHLDAQIGRIIKELKRTGKDKNTYIIYSADHGLAVGKHGLIGKQSMYEHSMKPPLIVIGPSIPKNEKREQLVYLQDVMATTLDIAKVKKPTYIEFNSLLPICKSAKADDNYDAIYGSYLNLQRMVRVGDYKLIVYPTAKKVLLYNVKEDPKELYDLSLQDKYQPKVKELIKRLQKEQKHFEDPLDLTKSFSEYFI from the coding sequence ATGAAAAGACAGATAACAACCTTGTTCATTCTCTTACTCGTGGCTCAATGCTTTGGAAAGAAAAAGCCAAACATTCTTTTTCTTTTTGCAGACGACCATTGTAACGAAGAGATACATGCATTAGGTAATGCAGAAGTAATCACTCCGAATCTTGACCAATTGACTTCTCAAGGAGTCACCTTCACAAACACATACAATATGGGGGCATGGAATGGTGCTGTTTGTGTCGCAAGTAGGGCCATGATGAACTCTGGAATGAGTGTTTGGAGAGCACACAATGCAGAAAAACAATTTCCTCAAAGAGCCAAAGATGGCATGATGTGGGCCCAACTTCTTGAAGAAAAAGGGTACGATACGTATATGACCGGAAAGTGGCATGTGAAGGCTCCTGTGGAGGATATCTTCATGACAGTAGCACATGAAAGACCAGGAATGCCAAACCAAACACCACAAGGATACAATAGACCTAAGAGTAGAGATGATCATCAATGGAAACCATGGGATACTAAAAATGGTGGATATTGGAAAGGTGGAAAACACTGGTCGGAAGTGGTAGCAGATGATGCCATTAAATTCCTAGACCAAAGTACTAAAAGCAAAAAGCCATTCTTTATGTATATTGCTTTTAATGCGCCACACGATCCTCGCCAAGCCCCCAAAGCCTACAATGACATGTATGATGTCGATAAGATTAAGATCCCAACAAGTTTCATGCCTGAATATCCTTGGAAAGATTTTATAGGATGTAGCAAGAAACTTAGAGACGAAAAACTTGCGCCATTCCCAAGAACCCGCTATTCAGTTCAAATGAATAGACTCGAATATTATGCACTTATCACGCATCTAGACGCACAGATAGGTCGTATTATTAAAGAGTTGAAACGCACAGGAAAAGACAAAAACACCTATATCATATATAGTGCGGATCATGGTTTGGCAGTAGGGAAACATGGTTTGATTGGAAAACAGAGTATGTATGAACACAGCATGAAACCACCACTTATTGTAATTGGCCCATCCATTCCAAAGAATGAGAAGAGAGAACAGTTGGTATACCTACAGGATGTGATGGCAACTACCTTGGATATTGCGAAAGTAAAAAAACCTACATACATAGAGTTCAACTCACTTCTTCCAATATGTAAGAGTGCCAAAGCAGATGATAATTATGATGCAATTTATGGGAGCTACCTGAACTTACAACGTATGGTTCGTGTTGGAGACTACAAGTTGATTGTATACCCAACAGCAAAGAAAGTGCTTTTATATAATGTAAAAGAAGACCCTAAAGAGCTTTACGACCTGTCTCTTCAAGACAAATATCAACCGAAAGTAAAAGAGCTTATAAAGAGACTTCAGAAAGAACAAAAACATTTCGAAGACCCATTGGATCTAACCAAATCATTTTCGGAATACTTTATCTAA
- a CDS encoding DoxX family protein, with translation MIKSILFSSKVTGTSLALLVLRVALGLLMITHGWGKFEAYDTLIAKEQFPAIVISVKVSVILAIFAELVCAALVVIGAFTRLATIPLIITMLVAVLLIHAGDPIGQKELAILYLVGFIALFIMGPGKFSIDQLVKK, from the coding sequence ATGATAAAATCTATTCTTTTTTCAAGTAAGGTGACGGGGACAAGTCTTGCTCTCCTTGTCTTACGTGTCGCTTTAGGACTATTGATGATAACTCACGGTTGGGGTAAGTTCGAAGCTTACGACACATTAATAGCCAAAGAGCAGTTTCCAGCAATTGTTATTTCAGTAAAAGTATCCGTTATTTTAGCCATTTTTGCAGAATTAGTATGTGCTGCATTGGTAGTGATAGGCGCTTTCACTCGATTAGCAACAATACCTCTAATTATTACCATGCTTGTTGCGGTGTTATTGATTCATGCTGGCGATCCAATAGGACAAAAAGAGTTGGCAATACTATATCTTGTGGGATTTATTGCCCTATTTATTATGGGACCAGGGAAGTTTTCTATCGATCAGTTGGTTAAAAAATAG